From Virgibacillus ihumii, the proteins below share one genomic window:
- a CDS encoding ATP-binding cassette domain-containing protein, with protein sequence MADSAFLQVSQLSKAIKKEPILQDINLSLNKGSIYGFRGKNGSGKTMLFRALCGLILPSKGTVKVDSQILGEEISFPPSVGVLIENPGFLNGYTGFKNLKLLADLTGKISDERIKESIRIVGLDPEDKRKYRKYSLGMKQRLGIAQAIMEEPELIILDEPTNALDSDGVEEFKALLLKLKSKNKCILLASHDKDELNFLSDTIYLMENGKIMDTYDMQGEEDE encoded by the coding sequence ATGGCAGATTCAGCCTTCCTGCAAGTGAGTCAACTGTCAAAAGCTATAAAGAAAGAACCTATTTTGCAAGATATTAATTTATCATTAAACAAAGGCAGTATTTATGGGTTCAGGGGTAAAAATGGTTCCGGGAAAACCATGCTGTTCAGGGCGTTGTGCGGCTTGATTCTTCCATCCAAAGGAACAGTTAAGGTCGATAGTCAAATACTTGGTGAAGAGATCTCATTTCCACCGAGTGTTGGCGTATTAATAGAGAATCCGGGTTTTTTAAATGGTTATACTGGTTTTAAAAATTTGAAGTTACTCGCTGATTTAACTGGAAAAATCAGTGATGAACGCATTAAGGAATCGATACGCATAGTGGGTCTGGATCCGGAAGATAAGCGAAAGTATCGTAAATATTCTCTGGGGATGAAGCAAAGGTTGGGAATTGCCCAGGCGATTATGGAAGAGCCTGAACTTATCATTCTGGATGAACCGACCAATGCGCTCGATTCTGATGGTGTAGAAGAGTTTAAAGCATTATTATTAAAATTAAAGTCTAAAAATAAATGTATATTATTGGCAAGTCATGATAAGGATGAACTCAACTTTCTTTCAGATACCATCTATTTAATGGAGAATGGTAAAATTATGGATACATATGACATGCAGGGTGAAGAAGATGAGTAA